In Chiloscyllium plagiosum isolate BGI_BamShark_2017 chromosome 1, ASM401019v2, whole genome shotgun sequence, the sequence GACTATTGAAGTAAAGTTTTCAAatcaattctcccacttcctgtgCTAAATGGCAGCTACTGCAAGGCAATGGAGAGAAGGACTCACCTCCCAAGCAGTATATTGAGAATGATTTATTAAATAGAATATCCTGACTTTCTTTAGAGTGCTTGAAATCCCAAATGAGAGCATGGGGCAATGTGAAAATTAGTGAAGTCTCCCCAGACTGAATACAAATCACCCCAAATGGAAATCTGCAAATTGCCTGGTCAGTGTAAGGTCAATTAAAGAACTTATTAATTGATGCTTGCCATATACAACTCCACTTGGCTAACTTCACTGATTGTATTATTAAGTATCATTACAGTAGAATCAAGACATACTTCCAAAAAAGGTGTTACAGGTAACCAAATAGGCTAACCCTCTTATTTGGCTGATTTTCCTTGAACATTATtaaattctaaatttaaaaaatttaaaatatgctCAGACAAAATAAGGATACATAGTGGCATGCATCATTCAAAATAAAGATGATACTAGATCAGCATTTGATACTTACGGCAGTTTCATTCTCATGAAGACTCTAGCCATGAAGAAGCTCAACAGGACACTGACAAAACCAATGAACAATAGTAGAAACCTATTCAGCTTTGGAATGTTGGGAGCATTTGAGCGATCCAAGATTATGAACCCTAGCCCTCCCATTGTAAACAGAAAACTTGAGGCAAGACCTTCCATTATGTACTGTCCATTGACTCTGAAAAGATGAAATGAGAGAACATTATTAGATCTAATATACAATGTCTCCAAAATGAGAAAAGTATGGGAACAAATCACCACAAGCACGGGAGTTAATCTTAGATAGACTTAGATCTGAGAGATAATTTTATCTGTTAAgcgtcagacacacacacacacttcccatTTTGATGATTTTTTGATTACAAATCGCAAAAAAGGTTAATTTATCTTAATAATGATAAAACTGCTTCATGCTCCATAACAGGCTCAATGCATCAAAAAAACTGGGACACTTGaaaaaacaacagaaaaagaTGTTTTTTGGAGTGCATGAGCAGACAGGATGGACAGACATCCTTATTTTCCTCACTGATCCAGTGCATCTGTCATTAATGCCCTCatattccaaacaaaaaaaaaagtgcatgggttcgattcctgggCACTGCAGGTCTATGCACTCTTAGTCTAGAGGAAAAATGCAACAGCTCTGCAAAATGGGATAGGAGCGTAGATCAGAATACAGATCAATTCTGATGCCACTAATCCAAAATAACCTACTGACACAAAGCTAGCTAACATTAcacaaatgaaagcaaaaacaaaaaggcTGCAATAACAACGCAGATATACCTGTATGCTAAGAAGGCTACAGGCCTCTGGTGGCCATGTTCATCTGTCATTGATCCCACACTTGGAGGCTCCACAATGACATCATAAATGATACCTAATAAAGcagcaaatatcttttaaatctaCAGCAAAGAATCTAAATATGTTTGCATATTTAAAAACGAAAACAGCATTGGGAGAAAATGTCAATATTTAATCATAAGACTAGGAGCATTCAagatgattatggctgatctcctaATTCTCAATTCCACTTCTGCCTTTTCGTGATATTCCCTCAGttcccttactggttaaaaatctcTTAGCCACAACAACCCGCTGTGGAAAAGAATCCCAGAGATTCACAatcctgaaagaagaaattcttccttatctctataTGAAGTAGGTGACCCATTATTCAGAGACTCTGGTACTAAACTCTCTCACACAGGGGAACCACCCTGACAAGTTTCTAGGGTGCTTTTGGAGCTGGGTTCATTCAGATGAAACAACTGTAGCAAACATCCTTTCATATTTCATTCCTCTTGATTTCCCATTTGTTTCCCTATTCACTTATTATATCTGCATACTGACTTTattgattcatgtaccaggacatTCAGATCGCTCTATACCTGAAAGGTCCCTCCGTATTCTCTCCATTTATGTAacatgctgtttctctctcttttttgccAAAATGGAGAAGTTTATTGGTGAGTCCAGGATGGTGATGAGCATCCTGAGGTAGGAAGGTGGTCAGTCAGCAGCTATGGCCCACATTAAACCAATAACATAGGGAGAAAGAGGGATGTGACCTAGCAGTCAGGATTTAGGGTACTCAGTAGAAAATAAGCAAGCAAAATCTTAAGATTACTCCCACTGTCACATGCAAGTGAATACAAGAAAAGGAGGATAAGATCATCGGAGAATGCATTGCTAGGATATTAGTGCAGTAAGGAGGGCATTGAATTCTTGGGTCATTGGGACTAATTCTGGAGGACATGGGAGCTACGAAGTCCAGCTGATTTACCTGAATAGAGTTGAAATTAAATTTGTTGCTGGACATTTTGCTAGTTTAAGCTAGTTTAGCAGAGTGACAGGGACACTCCAGTACATGCAGTTAAGGCAATATCAGAAATGAAAATTAGATGCAGAAAGTTAGTGGGTGAGTCTGGAGGGATCAGAAAACAAAGGCTGGGGATTTAAAAAAATAGCAGTGCTCAAGGGTATGTACATCAGTGGAAGGAAGTATAGCAAAATAAGGCAATCAAGCTGAGGGCACAGATAGAAGCGAGGCAGCATGGTATCAAAACCATGTCAGAAATAAGCCCTGAAGGGGGACTGGGATGACATTTCAGTGTGCCTGCTTACAGAGCTTTCAGACCAGAGAGATGGAGGGTGATAAAAGATAGGAAAAGGGTCATTTTGGTCAAAGAAACACGTACAGCTGTGAGGAATGGGGATATGGTAGAAGgataaacaaataaaattatgtgaATTGAGCTGAGTAACACACTACCAACAGGATActgtagttgaaaaatgtggtgctggaaaaacacagcaggccaggcagcatccgaggagcagtttcaggcatatgcccttcttcaggaatgagtcctcactttctcctaacaggtTCCTATAGACCCccaaagagtcagagagagagagagacagaagagcAAATACATGGCAAACATCTGAGAAATGAAAGAACAATAGGAAAGCAAAACTAGAGGAGTTTAATTACCCTCATATTAACTTGGATAGTTTCAGTGTGATAGGAATTGAGTAGAATTATGAGGTGCATTCAGAAGAATTGTTTTTGGTCAGTATTCAGCAAGTCCAACAAGGGAGGGAAAAATATGGATTTGTTTTAGGAAATGAAGCTAGAAAGGCAGAGGAGTGGCACTGATTATAATTCAGTTAGTTTTAACATAATTAAGGAAAAAGACAAATATCAATTAAGAGCTCCAAGTTGGAGCAAAGCCAATTTTACTTAGCCAGAGATTCAACAAAGTGGATTGAAAGAGTTACTTGAAGATAAATCAATATTTGAGCAGTGGTAAGCATTCAATGGGTTCAACGTAAATGTGCTCCCAGAAAGTGGGACAGCCACCTCTATAAATTATCAAGGAGCATACAGGGTAAGGCAGACGAAAAGCAAAGATTAGTTGTGTGGAACATAGTGGAATTGTGCAGGGGTGTGCGCTGGGACTAatctattcacattatatatcaacaatctggacaaagaaactgagggcattgctgctaagtttgtaggtgacatgATGATATGTGGAGGAGCACATAgtgtgaggaagcagggaggccaCAGaaggaaaaccaaaagaactacaaTGCTGTCAATCTGATacaaaaagagaagttgctggaaaagatcaggtctggcagcatctgtgaagaaaaatcagaggtaatgtttcaggcCGGGTGagctttcatcagaactgttctgaggaaaggttaccgaatctaaaacattaactctaatttctcttcacagacgctgccaggcttgctgagctttttcaggctgcagaaggacatggacaggctaggaaagtgggcaaagaagtggcagatgcaatataatgtgggaaagtgtgagg encodes:
- the ostc gene encoding oligosaccharyltransferase complex subunit ostc gives rise to the protein MEAVFALPFAVLECPNVKLKKPGWLHMPSAMTVYALVIISYFLITGGIIYDVIVEPPSVGSMTDEHGHQRPVAFLAYRVNGQYIMEGLASSFLFTMGGLGFIILDRSNAPNIPKLNRFLLLFIGFVSVLLSFFMARVFMRMKLPGYLMG